One Coleofasciculus sp. FACHB-T130 DNA segment encodes these proteins:
- the cbiT gene encoding precorrin-6Y C5,15-methyltransferase subunit CbiT, translated as MWPYVTPGIPDDLFERLPGIPLSKREVRLLLISLLRLKPDSVLWDIGAGTGTIPVETGLLCPKGRIIAVERDEEVASLIRRNCDRFGVRNVEVVEGSAPECLKDLPVPPHRVCIEGGQPIKDILKVVWQYLEPQGRVVATAANLESLYAVSEGFAELQARNIEVVQSAVNRLETRGTHQIFAAVNPIFILSGEKLD; from the coding sequence ATGTGGCCCTACGTAACTCCTGGTATCCCAGATGACCTCTTCGAGCGGTTGCCCGGTATTCCCCTCAGCAAGCGCGAGGTGCGGTTGCTGTTGATTTCCTTACTCAGACTCAAACCCGATTCTGTGTTGTGGGATATTGGCGCGGGAACCGGCACGATCCCCGTAGAAACCGGCTTATTGTGTCCAAAAGGTCGAATTATTGCCGTAGAACGCGATGAGGAAGTGGCAAGTTTGATTCGTCGTAACTGCGATCGCTTTGGGGTTCGTAATGTCGAAGTCGTTGAAGGAAGCGCCCCAGAGTGCCTAAAAGACTTACCCGTTCCCCCCCATCGGGTTTGCATCGAAGGCGGACAACCCATCAAGGATATTCTCAAGGTCGTTTGGCAATACTTAGAACCCCAAGGTAGGGTGGTTGCAACGGCGGCTAATCTAGAAAGTCTCTATGCCGTTTCCGAAGGCTTCGCCGAATTACAAGCTCGAAATATCGAGGTGGTTCAATCTGCCGTCAATCGTTTGGAAACGCGAGGCACCCATCAGATATTTGCCGCAGTCAATCCAATTTTTATCTTGAGTGGCGAGAAACTGGATTGA
- a CDS encoding phosphatidate cytidylyltransferase, producing the protein MPWSRIFSGIVAIAVALLMLFFGGWFFTVGLCIIVYLGQLEYFQMARAKGMAPAGKTTLVVSQVLLITASLAPALTDAMFPLAGTLICFYLLFQPKLATIADISASILGLFYGGYLPSYWVRLRVGLAPAIAIAEPLNGYLPASWHELSTLPQGLTATLLAFLCIWAADIGAYIFGKFFGRTRLSEISPKKTVEGAVFGVLGSVVVAIAGAWYLNWPSWQFSGLALGLLVGIASLLGDLTESMMKRDAGVKDSGQLIPGHGGILDRADSYVFTAPLVYYFVTLLLPLLPR; encoded by the coding sequence ATGCCTTGGTCTCGTATTTTTAGTGGAATAGTCGCGATCGCTGTCGCCCTCCTGATGCTCTTTTTTGGAGGATGGTTCTTTACAGTTGGTCTGTGCATCATCGTCTATCTCGGTCAGTTAGAGTATTTTCAGATGGCGCGAGCCAAGGGCATGGCACCCGCTGGCAAAACTACTCTGGTAGTGAGCCAAGTTCTGTTAATCACAGCGTCTCTGGCACCAGCCTTGACAGATGCCATGTTTCCCCTGGCAGGAACGTTGATTTGTTTCTATCTTCTGTTTCAGCCCAAGCTTGCCACAATTGCCGATATTTCCGCCTCTATATTGGGGTTGTTCTACGGCGGCTATCTGCCCAGCTACTGGGTGCGCCTGCGCGTCGGACTCGCTCCCGCGATCGCGATTGCAGAGCCATTGAATGGCTATTTGCCCGCTTCCTGGCACGAACTTAGCACTTTGCCCCAAGGTTTGACGGCAACGCTTTTGGCCTTCCTCTGTATTTGGGCTGCTGATATCGGTGCTTACATCTTTGGTAAATTCTTTGGTCGCACGCGCCTTTCTGAGATTAGCCCCAAAAAGACTGTCGAAGGAGCTGTATTTGGGGTTCTCGGCAGTGTGGTAGTGGCAATCGCTGGAGCTTGGTATCTGAATTGGCCCAGTTGGCAGTTCAGTGGATTGGCTTTAGGGCTGCTGGTTGGGATTGCGAGCTTGCTGGGAGACTTAACGGAGTCGATGATGAAGCGAGATGCTGGGGTAAAGGACTCAGGGCAACTGATTCCGGGTCACGGCGGCATTTTAGATCGGGCTGATAGTTACGTGTTTACCGCTCCCCTGGTGTATTATTTCGTCACACTCTTGTTACCTTTATTACCCCGCTAG